Below is a genomic region from Prolixibacteraceae bacterium.
GTGGCAACTATACCGTCGTTGTTTTGTAACAACTTATGTTTTGACTACATCATGATATATTCAAGTAAGCTTTTGATTTTTCCAAGATCTAATTGACATTATCTCTTTTCTAGCCACCAAGTGAGTTGTTTTCTTGCAAAAAATATTCTGCTTTTAACCGTGCCTATTGGCAAGTTAAGTTCATGAGAAATTTCTTTGTATTTATACCCTTCAATATACATTAAGAATGCGGATCTAATTCCCTCTTTAAGAGTCATTATTTTCCCCATGATCTCTTTATGTCTCAGAATACTCTCTTGCATATTGGAATTACTCGATCGATAATTATTGAGATAGCTATACTCTCTAGTATCGAATATTACTTTTTGTGTGTAATTTTTCCTGTAATTGTTAATATAAGAGTTTCTCATAATTGTAAAGACCCAAGCTTTGAAATTCGTATCCCGACGAAATTGATCTTTATACCTCCATGCTTTTAAAAAGGTCTCTTGGACAAGGTCCTGGGATTTTTGATGTGATCTTGTCAGTTTTAATGCAAAATTAAATAGATGGGGTTCTAAAGAAATTAGCTGTTTTCCGAAATCAGTAAATTCCATAATAGATGTGGTTTTAGTTTATATCTAATCACAAGTTTTATACAATTTAATACACAGTTATGTAATTTATGTTTACTGTAATAGGGTTAAAATAAACACATAATTGTTAATGGCAATTATGTATGTAGTAAAAAAGAGTAGTAATCAGTCTATTTTAACCTATTATAGAGAAGCTTTAATTGAATATCAATAGTTTTCCATTGATGCATAGAATCATATACTCATTCGGGTTGATGGCATGATTTGGTATTGTATTTTTTTCATTGTCGGAAGTGTTTTTTTATTATTGTAATTGTAAATAGTTATGAAAAATAAGTGTATCTTTCGCACTATTTTTAATGCCCAAGAAATTGAATAGGCTTTACATTGGATATAATGAAAAATAAAGTTGTAGTTATTACTGGAGCATCCTCAGGAATAGGAGAAGCTTTGGCACGTGTTTTTTCAAGTAAAGGTGCGAGACTAGTTATTGGTGCACGAAGAAAAGAACGGTTAGAAGAGTTGG
It encodes:
- a CDS encoding sigma-70 family RNA polymerase sigma factor — protein: MEFTDFGKQLISLEPHLFNFALKLTRSHQKSQDLVQETFLKAWRYKDQFRRDTNFKAWVFTIMRNSYINNYRKNYTQKVIFDTREYSYLNNYRSSNSNMQESILRHKEIMGKIMTLKEGIRSAFLMYIEGYKYKEISHELNLPIGTVKSRIFFARKQLTWWLEKR